AGATGTTTCACGGAAAATCTTTTTTTGATCGCCCGAACAACGCCTTTCTATGCCTACATATTAGCCTTTCACCGCACTGTCATCCCGGCAATAGCCGACGCCGCCGCGGCTTGACCGGACGGGCGCCGGGAAAGCGCGTCTCGACCAGGCGCATCCCGGCGGTGAGCACCAGCGTCATCGCCAGATAGATGCCGGCGATCAGCAGCAGCGGCTCGTAGACCAGAAAGGTCTCGTCGCGCACCAGGTTGGCGGCCTTGAGCAGATCCATCATGGCGATCGTCGAGACCAGCGGCACCGACTTGAGCAGCAGGATCATCTCGCCGGTCAGCGTCGGCAGGCACAGCTGGAAGCCGCGCGGCAGCCACAACCGATAGAGGATCTGCCAGCGCGACAGGCCGAAGGCGCGACCCGCGGCCAGTTCGCCGTCCGGCACGCTGAGCAGCGCGCCGCGGATCACCTCGCCGGAATAGGCGCCGACGCTGATCGTGAAGGTCAGCGCGCCGTAGAAGAACGGGTCGCGCAGCAGCGGCCACAACAGGCTGTCCTGCACCCCGGGAATCGCCGGCAGCAGGCGGCCGACGCCGTCGTAGAAGAAGAACAGCTGGACCAGCAGCGGCGTGCCGCGGATCACCGTAGTGAAGCCGCGCACCAGCAGCGCCAGCGGCCGCGGGCCGCGAATCTGCGCCAGCGCCACGCCCACCGCGAGCGTCAGCCCCAGGCTGCCGGAAACGCCGACCAGCCACAGCGTATTGACGAAGCCCGTCCATAGATAGCGCTGATAGAACGGATCGGTCAGCCAGGAAAAGTCCATCGGGGTTCCTTGCGTAGCCCTCAGGCACCGACCTGGCCGCGGCGCACATGGCGCTCGGCACGGGCGAACAGGGCATTGGAGCCCAGCGTCATGACCAGGTAGAGCGCGCCGGCGACGGCATAGAACAGGAAATAGGCGCGGGTACTGGCGGCGGCCTGCTGAACGGTGAAGAACAGCTCCTCGAAGCCGATCACGCTGACCAGCGCGGTGTCCTTGACCAGGATCAGCCACAGGTTGGACATCCCCGGCAGGGCGTTGGGCAGCATCGCCGGGATCACGATGCGCCGGAAGCGGCTGGCGCGCGAGAAGCCGTAGGCGTCGGCGGCCTCGAGCTGGCCGCGGGGGATCGCCAGGATCGCGCCGCGGAACACCTCGGTCATGTAGGCGCCCTGGACGAACGCCAGCACGCCGACCGCGGTGGCGAAGCCGCTGATCGCCAGTTGGCCGTCGCCGCCCAGCGCCGCATAGGCGGCGCTCAACGCCTGGCTGCCGGCGTAATACAGCAGGATGATCAGCAGCAGCTCGGGCACCGCGCGCACCAGCGTCGAATAGCCGGTGCCCAGCACGCGCAGCGCCGGCCATGGGCTCAGCCGTGCGCCGGCGCCGAGCAGTCCCAACACCAGGCCGATGGCATAGGCGAGCAGGGCGATCTCCACGGTGGTCAGCGCGCCCTGCAGGATCGGCCCCATCCAGGCCAGCAGGCCATCGCTCGACATGCTATCCATAAGCGGTTGTTCCGGTGGCGTGGCAGCGACGCACCCGGGCCGGGTGCGTCGCCAGGGCACGGCGATCAACTGCCGCAGATGTCGGTGTCGAAGTACTTACGCGACAGCGCCGCGCAGGTGCCGTCCTCGATCACCTGGGCGATCGCCGCGTTGAGGCCCTCACGCAGGGCATCGTCGGCCTGACGCAGGCCGATGCCCACGCCTTCGCCGAAGGCCGGATGACGCGGCGCGGTGGCGCGGATCTCGTAGCCCTGGGCCTCGTCGCGCTTGACGAACTCGGTCATCGCGACCTTGTCGGCGAGGATCGTATCGACACGCCCGGCGAGCAGGTCGCGGTTGGCCTGCTCCTGCTGGTCGTAGATCTTGATCTCGACGCCGCTGTCGGCCAGCGCGCGGCGCGCATAGCTGGCGTTGGTGGTCGCGCCCTGCACGCCCAGCACCTTGCCGTCGAGCCCGTCGGGAATCGCGAAGTCGGCGTCCTTGGCGGCGACATAGGCGCTCGGCGTGTAGTAGTACGGATCGGTGAAGTCGATGACCTTCTTGCGCTTGTCGGTGATCGACAGCGAATTCATGATCATGTCGATCTTGCCGCTCTCGAGCGCCGGGAAGATCCCGCCCCAGCCGGTCGGGGTGACCGCACAGTCGGCCTGCATCGCCTCGCACAGCGCCTGGCCGAGCTCGACCTCGAAACCGGTCCAGTCACCGTCGGCGCTCTTGTAGGTGAACGGCGGGTAGGGTTCGGCGGAGATGCCGATCTTCAGCGGTTCGGCGGCGTTGACGGTCAGCGCGGTCATCGTCGATAGCGCCAGCACGCCGGCGCTCAGGGCAGGAAGCAAGCTACGTTTCATCAAGCTACGTTTCATCAAGCTACGTTTCATCAAGGTTTCCCCTTGGTTGTTGTGACGAGCCGCAGCGGGCGGCCCGGAAAGAGACGCCGCCGAAGCCAGCGACGCTGGAACTCAGACGCTCAGGCGACGCTCGAGACGAACTGCCGGCAGCGTTCGCTGGCGGCGTTCTCGAACACCTCGCGCGGGCTGCCGCGCTCCTCGACCACGCCCTGGTGCAGGAACACCACTTCGTCGGAGACCTCGCGGGCGAAGCTCATCTCGTGGGTGACCAGCAGCATGGTGCGGCCCTCGTCGGCGAGGCCGCCGATCACCGCCAGCACCTCACTGACCAGCTCGGGGTCGAGCGCCGAGGTGGGTTCGTCGAACAGCAGCACCCGGGGCTGCATGGCCAGCGCCCGGGCTATCGCCACGCGCTGTTGCTGGCCGCCGGAAAGATAGCCGGGGTAGGCGTCGCGCTTGTCGGCCAGCCCAACTCGTTCGAGGAAGTGCTCGCCGAGCTCGAGCGCCGCGCGCCGGCGCAGGCCGCGCACCCGCAGCGGCGCCTCGATGACGTTGCCGAGCACCGTCAGATGCGGCCACAGGTTGAATTGCTGGAAGACCATCGCGACCTGGGCGCGCAGACGCTGGATCTGGCGACGCTCGAGGCCGACGTTGTTGCCGGCGGCGTCGTGGGTGAAGCGGATCGCTTCGTCGGCGATGGTCAGCTCGCCGCGGTCGGGGGTCTCGAGCAGGTTCATGCAGCGCAGCAGGGTACTCTTGCCAGAGCCGCTGGAGCCGATGATCGAGACCACGCTGGCTTCGCGCACGCGCAGCGAGACATCCCTGAGGACCGTTTGCTCGGCGTAGCGCTTGACCAGGTGGCGGGCATCGATCGCCGGGGCGGTGTCGTTGTTGTCGGTATGTTGGGTCATGGACGCTGTCGGGGGTGGCCGGTGGAAAGAGTGCGGCTCGGGGCAAGACGCGCCACGCAGCCGCTCGTTCGTTCAGTCGAGCGCCGTCGCCAGGCAGTCCCGGGCGCAGCGCTCGATGCGCCGGCAGGCCTCGTCCAGGCGCTCGGCGTCGACCGTCAGGCTCAAGCGCACGAAGCCCGCCGCCGAAGGACCGAAGGCCTCGCCGGCGAGCAGCGACACGCCGTGTTCGTCGAGCAGCCTGTCGGCGAAGCCTTGAGCGGTGAGCCCGGTGCGGCGGATGTCGATCATCATGAACATCCCCGCGGCGGGGCGCAGCACCTCGACCGCGCTGCTGCCTGTAAGCGCGCGGCATACCGTGTCGCGACGCGCGCGATAGGTCTCGCGCATCGTCGCCAGCTGCTCGGGCGGGTCGGCCAATGCCGCGCAGGCCGCGTCCTGGATGAACTCGGGGCTGCCGTAGAGCATGCACAGCGCCAGGTTGCTCAGGTGATTGATCAACGCCTCGGGGCCGATCACCCAGCCCAGCCGCCAGCCGGTCATGGCGTGCGACTTGGACAGGCTGTCGATCACCGCGGTGCGTTCGGCCATGCCCGCCAACGTAGCGGGGCACAGGTGCTCGCCCTCGAACACCAGATCGGCGTAGACCTCGTCGGAGATCAGCCACAGATCGCGGCGCTGGCACAGCTCGGCGATGCCCTGCCAGGTCTCGCGGCTCAGGCACTGGCCGGTGGGATTGTGCGGGCTGTTGACCAGCAGCGCCCGGGTGCGCGGGGTGACGGCGGCCTCGAGATCGGCCAGCCGCGGCTGGAAGCCTTCCCCGGCGCGCAGCGGCACGCGCACCAGCGTCGCGCCGGCGGCCTGCAGCGCAGCCTCGTAGGTCACGTACATCGGCTCGGGGACGATCACTTCGTCGCCGGGGTCGAGCAGGCACTGGGCGACCGCGTAGAGCCCGCATTGCGCCCCGGCCATCACCGCCACGTTGTCGGGCCCGGCCGCGCCGCCGCGGGCGCGGTGGCGGGCGGCGATCAGCTCGCGCAGGCGCGCCTTGCCCTGCACGTCGGCGTAGTGGGTGGCGCCGCCACGCAGGCTGGCGATGGCGCTGTCGACGATCGGCGCGGGCGTGACGAAGTCGGGATCGCCCACCGAGAGGATGATCACGTCGTCGCCGTTGGCCTGGCGCTCGAGGGCGCGGTAATGAATGTCCCAGGCGGCGGCGCCTTCGCCGGCGATGCGGGTGGTCAGGCTTGAATAGTGCATGGGCTCCTCGATGTGAACTGGTTATCGGCTGGCTCGTTGCCTCAGCGGTGTCGCACCCAGGCCTCGGCATCGACCTCGATCAGCGTGGGCGCCGTGGCGGCCTGACTGGCGGCCAGCGCCTGGCCGAGCGCCTCGGGGTCATCGACCCGCGCCGCGTGGCAGCCGAAGGCCTCGGCCAGGGTGGCCAGGTCGGGGGCCGGCAGGTCGACGCCCAGCCGGGCGACCGCATGCCTGTCCATGTAGCGGCGAATCTCGCCGTAGCCGTCGTTGTTCCACACCACCACGGCCAGCGGCACGCCGGCATCGCGGGCGGTGGCCAGCTCGCCGAGGGTGAACATCAGCCCGCCGTCGCCGACCAGCGCGATCACCGGCCGCTCGGGGACGGCCAGCGTCGCGCCGAGCGCCGCGGGCAGGCCGTAGCCGAGCGTGCCGTAGCCGGTGGCGGCGTTGAACCAGCGCCGCGGCGCGGGCATCTCGACGATGAAGTTGCCGGCGTAGACCGGCCCGGTGGAGTCGCCGACGATGCTCGCCTCGGGCAGCGCGTCGCGCAGGGTGTCGAGAAGCTCGGCGTAGGGCGCCACGTCGTCGGCCTCGCGCAGTGCCAGGGCGGTCCGCGTCGCGCTGACCTGGGCCGCGGCGTCGCGCGCGGCGGCCACCGGCAAGCGCTCGAGCAGGCCGCGCATGACTTCGCCGGCATCGGCGAGCAGCGCCAGGTCGGCGGCCTGGTTGCGGGCCAGCTGCTGGGCGTCGATGTCCACGCGGATCAGCCGGCCGGTGAGCGCGAAGCCGTCGTCGAAGACCAGATCATAATCGGTTTCGCCGAGTTCGCTGCCCAACGCCAGGATCACGTCGGCCTTGGCGGCCACCCGTCGCCCGGCCGGCAGGCTGGCGCAGGCGCCCAGATCGAGCGGATGATGCTCGCCGAGTACACCGCGGGCGTTGATGGTGGTCATGGTCGGCGCATCGAGACGCTCGACGAGCGCGCGGGCGTCCGCGGCGGCGTCCACACAGCCGCCGCCGAGCAGCACCAGCGGGCGTTCGGCGCCGGCCAGCCAGGCCGCGGCGGCATCGAGCCCGGCGGCGGCCGCGGCCGGCGGATAGACCGCGGCTCGCTTGATCGGCGTGTCGGCGACCGGCTGGGTCATCACGTCCAGCGGAATCTCGATGTGCACCGGGCCGGGGCGGGCGCTTTTGAACACCGCAAAGGCGCGGGCGACGATCTCGTCCAGCGCCTCGCCGGCGTGC
The genomic region above belongs to Halomonas zincidurans B6 and contains:
- a CDS encoding ABC transporter permease, translating into MDFSWLTDPFYQRYLWTGFVNTLWLVGVSGSLGLTLAVGVALAQIRGPRPLALLVRGFTTVIRGTPLLVQLFFFYDGVGRLLPAIPGVQDSLLWPLLRDPFFYGALTFTISVGAYSGEVIRGALLSVPDGELAAGRAFGLSRWQILYRLWLPRGFQLCLPTLTGEMILLLKSVPLVSTIAMMDLLKAANLVRDETFLVYEPLLLIAGIYLAMTLVLTAGMRLVETRFPGARPVKPRRRRLLPG
- a CDS encoding ABC transporter permease; this encodes MDSMSSDGLLAWMGPILQGALTTVEIALLAYAIGLVLGLLGAGARLSPWPALRVLGTGYSTLVRAVPELLLIILLYYAGSQALSAAYAALGGDGQLAISGFATAVGVLAFVQGAYMTEVFRGAILAIPRGQLEAADAYGFSRASRFRRIVIPAMLPNALPGMSNLWLILVKDTALVSVIGFEELFFTVQQAAASTRAYFLFYAVAGALYLVMTLGSNALFARAERHVRRGQVGA
- a CDS encoding transporter substrate-binding domain-containing protein; translated protein: MKRSLLPALSAGVLALSTMTALTVNAAEPLKIGISAEPYPPFTYKSADGDWTGFEVELGQALCEAMQADCAVTPTGWGGIFPALESGKIDMIMNSLSITDKRKKVIDFTDPYYYTPSAYVAAKDADFAIPDGLDGKVLGVQGATTNASYARRALADSGVEIKIYDQQEQANRDLLAGRVDTILADKVAMTEFVKRDEAQGYEIRATAPRHPAFGEGVGIGLRQADDALREGLNAAIAQVIEDGTCAALSRKYFDTDICGS
- a CDS encoding ABC transporter ATP-binding protein — protein: MTQHTDNNDTAPAIDARHLVKRYAEQTVLRDVSLRVREASVVSIIGSSGSGKSTLLRCMNLLETPDRGELTIADEAIRFTHDAAGNNVGLERRQIQRLRAQVAMVFQQFNLWPHLTVLGNVIEAPLRVRGLRRRAALELGEHFLERVGLADKRDAYPGYLSGGQQQRVAIARALAMQPRVLLFDEPTSALDPELVSEVLAVIGGLADEGRTMLLVTHEMSFAREVSDEVVFLHQGVVEERGSPREVFENAASERCRQFVSSVA
- a CDS encoding pyridoxal phosphate-dependent aminotransferase, with product MHYSSLTTRIAGEGAAAWDIHYRALERQANGDDVIILSVGDPDFVTPAPIVDSAIASLRGGATHYADVQGKARLRELIAARHRARGGAAGPDNVAVMAGAQCGLYAVAQCLLDPGDEVIVPEPMYVTYEAALQAAGATLVRVPLRAGEGFQPRLADLEAAVTPRTRALLVNSPHNPTGQCLSRETWQGIAELCQRRDLWLISDEVYADLVFEGEHLCPATLAGMAERTAVIDSLSKSHAMTGWRLGWVIGPEALINHLSNLALCMLYGSPEFIQDAACAALADPPEQLATMRETYRARRDTVCRALTGSSAVEVLRPAAGMFMMIDIRRTGLTAQGFADRLLDEHGVSLLAGEAFGPSAAGFVRLSLTVDAERLDEACRRIERCARDCLATALD
- a CDS encoding 5-guanidino-2-oxopentanoate decarboxylase, giving the protein MTTCAQRLLELLETHSIDTVFGIPGVHTIELYRGLADSPLRHVTPRHEQGAGFMADGYARASGKPAACLIISGPGMTNIATAMAQALADSVPMLVISSVNRRDTLGRGQGRLHELPDQQRTLAGVSVFSHTLHAGEALDEIVARAFAVFKSARPGPVHIEIPLDVMTQPVADTPIKRAAVYPPAAAAAGLDAAAAWLAGAERPLVLLGGGCVDAAADARALVERLDAPTMTTINARGVLGEHHPLDLGACASLPAGRRVAAKADVILALGSELGETDYDLVFDDGFALTGRLIRVDIDAQQLARNQAADLALLADAGEVMRGLLERLPVAAARDAAAQVSATRTALALREADDVAPYAELLDTLRDALPEASIVGDSTGPVYAGNFIVEMPAPRRWFNAATGYGTLGYGLPAALGATLAVPERPVIALVGDGGLMFTLGELATARDAGVPLAVVVWNNDGYGEIRRYMDRHAVARLGVDLPAPDLATLAEAFGCHAARVDDPEALGQALAASQAATAPTLIEVDAEAWVRHR